One window of Mesorhizobium sp. WSM4904 genomic DNA carries:
- a CDS encoding 3-ketoacyl-ACP reductase → MTRPAAIVTGGARGIGLACAEALADAGFDILVADLAKKPADALAENIAARGAKFAYAQCDIADLAGHAELVETAIDAFGSIDCLVNNAGIGAVLRGDLLELKPENFDRALAVNLRGTVFLSQAVAKAMLATPAGSTRSIITITSVSATMASPERADYCMSKAGLSMWVKNLALRLAAENIGVFEVRPGIIRTDMTAGVSAKYDALIDSGLVPAKRWGEAADIGAVVAALASGKFGFSTGSVIDVDGALSVPRL, encoded by the coding sequence ATGACCCGCCCGGCGGCCATAGTCACCGGCGGCGCGCGCGGCATCGGGCTTGCCTGTGCCGAGGCGTTGGCCGACGCCGGCTTCGACATCCTCGTCGCCGACCTTGCCAAGAAGCCGGCCGATGCGCTTGCCGAGAACATCGCCGCGCGCGGCGCGAAGTTCGCTTACGCCCAATGCGATATTGCCGATCTCGCTGGCCACGCCGAACTTGTCGAGACCGCGATCGACGCCTTCGGCAGCATCGACTGCCTGGTCAACAACGCCGGCATTGGCGCAGTGCTGCGCGGCGATCTTCTGGAGCTGAAGCCGGAGAATTTCGACCGCGCTCTTGCCGTCAACCTGCGCGGCACGGTGTTCCTCAGCCAGGCGGTCGCCAAAGCCATGCTTGCGACGCCTGCCGGCTCGACCAGATCGATCATCACCATCACCTCGGTCAGCGCGACGATGGCTTCGCCGGAGCGCGCGGATTACTGCATGTCCAAGGCCGGTCTGTCGATGTGGGTCAAGAACCTCGCGCTGCGGCTCGCCGCGGAAAACATCGGCGTGTTCGAGGTTCGGCCTGGCATCATCCGCACCGACATGACCGCGGGCGTCTCCGCCAAATATGACGCGCTGATCGATAGCGGCCTGGTGCCGGCCAAACGCTGGGGCGAGGCCGCCGATATCGGGGCGGTGGTGGCAGCGCTGGCCAGCGGAAAATTCGGCTTTTCGACCGGGTCGGTGATCGATGTCGACGGCGCGCTTTCCGTGCCTCGCTTGTGA